The DNA region TGCTCAGTCTCccttacagatggaaaacagtCGGGCGACCTCAGGTTGGCCAACTGCACCCCTCTCTTGGattttgaattacaaataaatgatgtaaagaaGCAAGGCCAGCAGTGCTGGGTCAACCTCCTGTTTCCTGTTCCTGCTTGGTAGCAAGGCCAGCTAGGACTTATAACATCACTTTGGCCTGACCCTATAATTGCAATAGCATAGCCTTGGCTTTCGGTTGTTTAGTCTGCTTCTAGTTACTGAGACCTAACCATaaacttccaaaagtttccttttctgctcaaatTAGCCGTATCTGGTTCCTGATGATTACAAATAAGACCTTTCCTGATATACAATGGTGACCTACTTATCCAGGCAGATGTAACATCgtcctggcagggacagagggcaggcaAGTTCCTTGAACagctgaacaagaagaaaaagacctaagaaGCAAGAATTGAAGCCAGTTCTGCTTGTGTTATAATTCTACCCGCAGCTGCCTCTGTTTCACAGACCACATGCTAAGGACCATGTCCCTTCCCCTGTAACAGACGAGCAAAGTAGACCCAGGCCTTCCAACCCAGAGACCAGCTGAGCTGTACCGTGGACAATCTAGGATGTGAAAGACTTCACTCAATGTCTTTGTCACTTGACACATTGTTCCTCTCTTTGGGAAGTAGCTTCTTTGTGTGACAAGAATATGCTAAACCAACACTTAAGTGGACAGAGGTGAAAGATGCCAAAATGAGCTACAGAAAAAAAGGCGTAAAGacttgtattttctgttatttgaaggTGTTAAGACCCCACATAGAATATGAGTCCTTTAAAGGAAAGTTGTGAATGGCCCAGGGAATGTTGAATTTCCATGTGGCAATATGTTCTTGATcagtcatgatgatgatgatgatggtagcatCAGTAGCATTTATCAGTGTTTCCTGGGTGAGAGGCACTTTATCCTAATGACCTTTTATCCCCATGACgaccctgtgaagtaggaaatactgtttcagcatctccagggtttttctttttctttttttttccatcaggaATTTACCCTAGATCACAGTTGGGTGGTAGAACGACCAGAACTGGACACTAGCCTTTCCTGAATTCCCAGCGTGTGATCTTAGCAGTTGTATTGCCTGATGCAGAGCCATGTAAATGTTGCCAAAGCAATGAAACGTGTACCTATTTCTAACAGATTCtaactcagaagctctggggttaaGTGCAGAGCAGTTGAGTGTGATTGTCTTTACAGACAGTAGATAACTTAAGAGaagttgtttaaaagtatatttgcataTTGCACTACACTGTCATATCTGTGATTGGTTAGCTATTGAGTAACTAACACAAATCCCAATCCCATCTCTAATCTCATTCATCTCTTGTATGATATTTGACCTAATTGAggcaggttttttttgttctttcccacaaacacacatcgaACATCCAAAACATGCTTACCATTTGTGAGCAtattctcttagttatttaggagttgagtaagagtgagagagaagggcttccctggtggcgcagtggttgagtgctctgcctgccgatgcaggggacgcgggttcgtgccccggtccgggaagatcccacatgccgcagagcggctgggcccgtgagccatggccactgagcttgcgcgtccggagcctgtgctccgcaacgggagagaccacaacagtgagaggcccgcggaccgcaaaaaaaaaaaaaagagtgagagagaaaaagacacataaatatgaaatacggtcatcatttttttaatatcctttatgtTGTTAATCCCTCTTAGCATTTActgccattcactcatttgtattatttggggtatagcagtttattcacacagcatttttacatatggcttatcatttgtattctattttaataacactaataattatAGACTATTGACAAACTCATCAGACCCtacatattcatttcaaaatcatgaaaataaggtGGAAAATGAGGTGTAAAGTGGAAAACctatgtgtatgttttcattGGTGGAATGAGGAGCTACCTGAATACcactcctttagcttttccttcaaATGGTGCACTTTTTCCTCCATGCATAGGAGTCCCTTCCATTAGGTCAACAGTAGTCTTGAGGGCAAACCTCAGAAGTAGAAACAGGAGAACTTTTCAGTTATGgtaaaatcaaacatatttttcttcagtagtgaaaaaaaaattcttcatgagaAGTTCAACCACCGTGagttccatggtgaaaaactttcCACTTATAGATGCAACTTCccccagaattctgagaaatgtcGGTAGTAGAGAGGGGTGTTGCATACACCTGTTTCATTTccctctgacttttccttctcctttctctattgacattaaaatctatagtgaaagcacatagtaagcagtctAGGACAATTGATATGACATTTGATCTAAATCTCCAAAGTCTATTTTAGATGGGGATGCTATGAGAgtcacaggaggggaaaaaatctagaattattcttatgtgatcaaatgtactaaaataacaaaagcaaatcttatttctagctaataaaatcacattccttatatgatgtcatattatggcagaaaagaaatatatgcgtctattttcttctatattaaaacTGCTAAGGAGTGGGGACCAATGAACTaaatcaattgttttgggttcaagtTGTAGTTTTTAGTAGCCATCCTTCTTAGCAAGTTTTCAGAAGCAAATGTAGTTCGTTTACTATCACCACTAAATGTGCAATTGTGTAGATTTGTGGAAAAAagtattatcaaatatatatacttcaaaatgatttgtgtaaatttatctattcatattattattctccCCAAGTAAATCAAAATCTTCTATATactgtgtttttcttctataGCTTAAAAGGGGAATGTATGTTGAAACTTATTCACATATTTATTAGgtgtctactaagtgccaggcactctactaGGCAGTAGAGATGTTGTATTAGAGGTGGAAAATGtccttgacctccagaactgataCTCTTGTAAGAGAAATACTGGGTCAAACTAAGTCAACAGTTTCTTTGCTACAGAGCTTTTTACGAGTCTTGTGAATTATGAGTCTCTGATAAGGAGATGTAGTGGACAACagatcccaaatttatttgaaatcttttccttcatggacTGTCTCATAGGATTTATGATCCACTGAACACACCTTGAGAGACACTAGTATTCTGCAGTGGttagttaattgttttctattaaacaaCTATATACTGAATCCATGATATTATTATCTGGATTTTTTGGAGGATACAATGATGTACATGGCCACTGTGATGATAAGGGGGTCCAGTTTAGTTAAgaagagaaaccacaggagttataacttaatgtaacaaagaaatacacacacatatacatatatttatatgtaaattactatttatatagtatacaATGTCTTCTGAAGAAGATAGAGTTGTTTGTAACTTGGGATCTCACAGGAGGTTTCACAGAGAAGGTAGACCCTGAGCTGGGCAGAATTTCAGTAAGTTAATTTGGTTCTGACCGTACGATAAAATCGGGTATTTGCACTGGTCAATCTGACCTTGATGGAACAGcattccatttgcagggaatagTGTGATCAAACATGCAGTGGTGGAGATTGCCAGCTTGTAATATTCCAGTACCTGGAAAGTGTTGGAACATCTGCTTTCTCCACGGTCTAGAAAAGTGAATCTCGAGTGAAATGCAAGTATAATGGAGGCCAGTGCTCTTTGCTTTGTACACTGCTTTGATTCTACAACATGCAACGATGTAGTGATCTGTTTCAGATTGTCATTATTCGAGAGGGTTCTTAGTAACAGGAGTGGAAAAGGAAGAcctctcttcctgtgtttctgccCTATGCTCTTAAGCCAGAAAAGGTACCAACATCACTGACCTGACCTTGTCTCAGGTATCTATCAGGATCTACTAGAATCATTCTAGTGAAAGGTAACTAGACGTCCAAAGGACTTAAAAGATACACTATAAcctttgtatactttatatacctggtgaaacaaaaatgtcacctgagCGGTCCCCTTCCCTAGAAATACCAGTATGTTTTTCCAGTGCATGGCAGAACTTTGCAGGTAAAACTGGGATAAAGGTGAAGAACAGTCTTAAAATTCTAGTCCTTGAACAGCACCTAACACACAACAGGTTTTCAATAATCTTAGCAACAGTATTCACAAATAATGACCATCAGCGTAACTGCTCTTTTGTGCCAAAACACAttaccatattacttttttttccttcagctttacaacttgggttctattattgtttccattttacagattaggaaagtgaggctcagagatgctaagtcacttgggcaaggtcacagagcttgtaAGAGATAAACCTGCACCCTTACTGTTGGATCCTACAAAGCAGACCATAATTTAAGTCCTTCAAAATATACCTCAGAACatttgagtaaattaatgaataaatcctcCTAGTCAGACTGACCAGATCATTATATTAGGTTCAGCTCTAAGTGGAGGAAAGTCATAATCATAGTTGGACAGTTAATACAGTAATTTActtgctttgaattttctaaatgatgtTTAGCTGGTAGTTTCATGATGATGACCATCGAATAAAAACAGGCATATTTTGGTGTTTGGAATAAGATCTCATATtgagtaaaatacatattgattccTAGACCTATATGATGTGAGTAACAGATGACATTGAGATGTCATCTAGAAGTACTCCTGTGCAGTTCATCATGTCAACCCAgctaataattttagaatgttcagagtgaataatatatgcagccataaagcatatttctaatcaatgcaaataatatttttcctatgctAAACCCAGAGTTAAGTTATAACACGCATCATAAGATTAATGGGccattttttcttcatcactttgctAAATGACTTAGTCTGGAAACCATTCAGAAGGTTGCGAATTGGAGCTGAGCAGTAGTAGTGAGACTGTGCCTCTGATGATGAAACTATTTCCACCCCGACccctaccactcccttcttggGAAAGAAGGCAACATTTCTCCTAGAAAAAGTCACAGGTTCACAAGCTGCCTTGTATAATACGTTTGGAGGAATAGTGTGTCTTTTAAGCAGAGCCTATCTcggcatataaaataatttttacctaccatttaatgaaattaacactCACTTTGAGGCTAGGTCTTTTGCCATTTGACTCCTGGATCACgtctatggatatatttttttcttgagacgaAGTGTGAACCCAATATAGTATCCATCATTCAGTCTATCTAGCTGATGTACATCATCTGAAGCACAAGCTCCCTGAGGCCAGGCACTTTATCTGCTCTATCAGTGTAGCCCTGATGCCTAGTGTCTAGCTTTTGGagattcttaataaacatttgtactgAGTAAGGTATGTATATGGTGAGCAAAAGttggcttcccattttacagtcaagAGTATCCCACTCATGTTCTGTGAACACTGGATAGCAGAATCttactatgttatttttctgttccctttgcaagtttcctgaaagggcattcctgtccttagaatgtccatctcctcccatcttcctggagaataactcttctttcttaaatacttAGCCCCATTATTGACTCTTTAAGATTGAATTTATTACCTCCTTACAAACAGGAAaatgcagtgcttttttttttcgacatttatcaccagaaaattattctaacacctgaaattctggacctaaaatgcctggactagtggttctcaaagtctggtAACCCAGACCAGCACATCAGCTGCACGTAGGAATTTTTAGAAGTGAAAGTCTtgggccctgctccagacctacagactcggacactctgggggtggggcccactaCCTGTTTCAGCAAGGTctcttggtgatgctgatgcaTACTCAAGTTTGAGACCCACTGCTTAGACCTAGAACTTAAGGTTTAGGCTTTGGACAGATCTGAGTCCTAAACACTACTGAGACACTGGAGTGACCATGAGCAAGTTACTTCTGGGAACCTCTTAGCATCTGTGTGCCTTGCTTAGCTAATAGtgatttaaattaattagaataatgCACACGGTGTACTCAAGAGAGTAACCAAAGCATGCTTTATGTTCCATAAATTCTAGCTGTTTACCATTATCACCAATCAGAGCTTACTGACACATCCTGAAGACATTCTTCTAATAAGTGTAATAATGTGGTTTGTAAAATTAACAGCTTAGAAGAGCATATTACGAAGTTCATCAGACAGGGTCTCAGCAGGAAATCAGGGGTACATCAATAAGGATAAATGGAGCCCAATGTAGAGAATCAAGAGATAGTGTAGTGCCCTGGGTTCAGTAAAAGTGTGGCTACTTTataggagatgaaagagaaaggaaggcttGCTGGAGAGCGAGTCCTCCCCAAAGATGCTGTGACGCCCCACAGAGAAGCACTATATGTTAGCTGGGGGATGCAGCCAACTCCCAACAATTTGGCAAGAATTAATACCCTAACTTCACTCCCCTCCTTCGTTCCCTACAATCTTCTATTGGTACTCTTCATTGGTGAGCCAAACAGAAGCCAGAGCAAGGACACTTACTAAGATAGGCCATGCAAGCCATCCATATAGAGTTGGGTGGAGAAAGGATGTGGAAGGGCAAATAGGACATATTTCCCGCAGGTGGTGAGCGAGCTGTAAAATCACTCGCCCTTCTAACATCATTGCCATTGCAGGAGCACGGAGGAGCAAGTGGTTAGTTCTGACTTGGCAGATCCAGGAGACTGCAGGACAGAACTGGTATATGAGTTGGGCTTTAAAggtagatttgaattttaatggagagtatggagtaagaaatggtgaagaaccaagggaaagggagattcattgcaaatggagaaaagaagagtGGCATAAAGACAAGAAAAGTCAAGACTTACGGAAGAGATAGCAAATACTCTGcgtgtgactggagcagagaatgggtagacgaaggctggaagttaagatgaagtcatccttGAATAACATTAAAGTTTCCTCCTTTAACCTCAATTTCCACCTTCTACTCCCTTCACTaacattggaaaattaaaagtgaatttgaCTGGGTTGGTGGCAATGGTAGTAtgaagcaaagagaggagaatAAGAGTAAAAAATTTAGTAGTACCTTGGTGAAGCTGGGTAAATGATGGGTGGTGGTGTCACGTCAAAGCATGGGCAAGTGATTGTGACAAATATAGGCTTATTTCTTGACTATATGACTTCAGTTAAGGTACTTAAGCCCTCTAGGCTGCAGTCTcccaacctgtaaaatggggataaaacctcGCTTCCTCCAAGGTTTCTGTGAGGATCTAATGAGAAATGGAAGTAAGAGTTGAGTCCAGTAATCAGTTTTTAATACATATCAACTAATGTGAGGATAAGGGTAAGAATacttgctatcatttattgaatacttattatgtgtccaatattgtgctagtccatttacatatcttttctcacttagctttcttttctcttatctgcCTTTCTATAGGCAAGAGATAACTGATGGCTCAGTTATGAGGAAACGCAGTTGTGAGGAAAATGTCAGAGGCAAAATGTACCAGAAAGTTAATTCCTAATGGATCTGTCAGCCTTAAACAGAGCATGTCTGtgctaaaatgtgtaaaatatctgTGCTAAAACTACTCAATTGGACAAGTTTTGATAAAGTATTAACTTAATGAATAGGCATAAACAGCTTGGAGCTTTTTGGAGGGTATGTGGTAATATTAGTATTGGTGTGATGACTTTTCAAAGTTCTGTGGCGTATAGAAGTCAAAAAGAAGACCCGGAAAGGGGGAAAACTCTCTCTGAAAGTTATTGGGGAAGTGTGGCTAGGAAGACTCCAAAAGGGAGAATCAGTAAGAGGCCAGGTTATTCATAGgccttctaagaatgtgtccatgagaaatatttacaatgattGGATGCCGGAATAAAGGAGAACACTGGCTCCATAAatggtaacttattttatacaaacaggctaatgataaaaataatgaaaatctgatgGATTTTTGAGAGTTTCATTGACCAAACTGAGACAAAAGTACATAACAGCTAGATGCTCATAGTTTTAATCAGTTCACTTTGGAGTCAAGCAAAGATAGCACCTGAAATGGTAAGGGACGTTtatgcaaggtcacaaagatttttggtGGTGCATTTGGGATATAAACCCATTTCTGTAAGAATTCTTTCAGAAGTCATATGTTTGCTTGTCAAAAATAGCATGAACTTACTTCCAGGAAAAGttcctaagaaaaaataatttgagtaatgaagaacactgatgtaacagttaatttaagaacccagaaatagaggtAAAGAGTAAAGCAATTATGGGTTAAGAGTCTGCATAGGCAGAAGGAGCGGAGTGGCTGCTGCTCGATGGCGGAAAAGCCGCCGGTGTTCTGACCGCTTCGTCCCCCTAGCAGTTGCGGGGGAGTTTCCTGCCGGCGCggctggagtctctgtttctcaggGTTCGGTGGCTGGAAGATGCTCCAGAGAGACGAGGCTGCGGCGGAGGAGGTGGCGGCGGCCGAATCGGCAACGGCGCTAGGGTGGAGAGaaggcggcagcggcggcggcgtgCGGGGCCCAACGGTGTAAACAGCCCCGGAGGCGGCGGAGGCGGTGGCCAAGACCCCGAGGGGGAAGCGGCGGCCGAGCCAGGGTCGCGCCTCCTTTGGAAGCCTGGGCTGAGTGCAGCAGAGGGGTTCTGCGGCGGGCGCGAGCGGACGCCCTAGACCTCGCCTCCCTCCCTCGCCCCAGGTAAGGCCGCTGGGCGCCCCGCCGCAGGGGGAACGGCTCGCGGGCACCGCCGAGGCCCCGGACCGTTTTCGGGGTGCCGCCGAGCTGCGGCCGGGACCTCTCCCCGCTTAATCCTTGCCTCTTTCCTTCGGCCGCGGAGCCCAGAGGAGCGGGACGCCGGGCCTGGCTCCTGGCTAGGCCCCTTCCCCAGCCGCCGCCTCCGCGCTCGGCCGAGGCTGGGAGAGGCTCGGGGCAGGGAATTTTAGTTTGCTCCAAAGCCTGGAAGTAAACTGCTTGTCCCTGTTCTCTGCGAGCATCTCTTTCACCTGAAAGCACTGGGGCTACTCCAGGCGGTAACTCGTCCCTTCCTGGTGCATGCCCGTTTGAAAACACTACcttttcccatttgtttcctcATTAGCTTCTGCCTTCCTCTGCGCTCCATTTCACTTCTTCGTTAAATCTTCTTTCTCGCTCTTCTGTCTACGCGTCTCACCACCTCCTTCCTCCTTAGCGACTTTATTTAAAtcgtttctctttttcttctcaggagACTCCGGTCTTCTCTTCCCTGTCTTCCCCAGCAGTCCTTTTCGGATGTCATTCTTTTTAGTGAAGTTCTTAAATCAAACTGCTATCGTCAGTATCCCAAAGCTACCAGAAGCCCATTAAGAATAGACTCACCAGCTTTAAGTGGCAGATCAGTTTCTGATTTCACCGAGCCtaacatcctttttaaaaaattgtattattaaaTGTAGAGTGTGGAAATAGccctgaagttatttttaaaatgaagggctCAATGAGTGTTGGaaatagttatttcattttttcaagtTGCATGACCTCTAATGTCAGATTGAGCAGATCTAGAACATTTTTGCCCATCTTGTCTGGCAGAATGCTTCTTAAGCGTTTTGATAGCGGCTCACATTCATCACTATTCAAGTTGGCttaaaaacag from Pseudorca crassidens isolate mPseCra1 chromosome 11, mPseCra1.hap1, whole genome shotgun sequence includes:
- the LOC137201792 gene encoding uncharacterized protein isoform X7, whose protein sequence is MYQRVCLLGPRFPEQLSPVSTMLSHLPLVVRREQAEWKKVIMTTGATRLRGSFLPARLESLFLRVRWLEDAPERRGCGGGGGGGRIGNGARVERRRQRRRRAGPNGVNSPGGGGGGGQDPEGEAAAEPGSRLLWKPGLSAAEGFCGGRERTP